The following are from one region of the Camarhynchus parvulus chromosome 3, STF_HiC, whole genome shotgun sequence genome:
- the PROKR1 gene encoding prokineticin receptor 1 → MEQTERNLNAHLNFASIYNIHNGDFTSLRNISFPFNFTYSDYDLPLDSEDDVTKTRTFFTAKIVVGVALVGIMLVCGIGNFIFIAALACYKKLRNLTNLLIANLAISDFIVAIVCCPFEMDYYVVQQLSWKHGHVLCASVNYLRTVSLYVSTNALLAIAVDRYLAIVHPLKPRMNYQTATFLIALVWVISILVAIPSAYFATETVLLIVKNQKKFFCGQIWPVDQQMYYKSYFLFIFGIEFVAPVITMTLCYARISQELWFKTVPGFQTKQIRKRLQCRRKTVMVLMCILTAYVLCWAPFHGFTIVRDFFPTLLVKEKHYLTAFYVVRCIAMSNSMINTICFVTMKNNTMKYFKKIMLLRWRSTYKGSKSSIDLDLRTSAITEEVDCIKLQ, encoded by the exons ATGGAGCAAACTGAACGCAACCTAAATGCCCACCTCAATTTTGCTTCAATCTACAACATCCATAATGGGGATTTCACCTCTTTGAGAAACATCTCTTTCCCTTTCAATTTCACTTACAGTGATTATGACCTGCCACTGGACAGTGAAGATGACGTGACCAAAACCCGCACCTTCTTTACAGCCAAGATTGTGGTCGGGGTTGCTCTGGTTGGCATCATGCTGGTTTGTGGCATTGGCAACTTCATCTTCATTGCTGCTCTCGCCTGCTACAAGAAGCTGCGAAACCTCACCAACCTGCTGATTGCCAACCTGGCCATCTCAGACTTCATTGTGGCTATTGTGTGCTGCCCCTTTGAGATGGACTACTACGTGGTGCAGCAGCTGTCCTGGAAGCACGGCCATGTCCTCTGCGCCTCAGTCAACTACCTACGAACTGTCTCCCTCTACGTTTCGACCAATGCTCTCCTGGCTATAGCTGTTGACAG GTATTTGGCCATTGTTCACCCACTGAAGCCACGCATGAATTATCAAACAGCAACCTTCCTCATTGCCTTGGTCTGGGTCATCTCCATACTTGTAGCTATTCCATCTGCATACTTTGCTACTGAAACTGTGTTGTTAATAGttaaaaaccagaagaaatttttctgtgGCCAAATTTGGCCAGTTGACCAGCAGATGTACTATAAATCAtactttctcttcatttttggCATTGAATTTGTAGCACCTGTGATTACAATGACCTTGTGTTATGCCAGGATCTCTCAGGAGCTTTGGTTTAAAACTGTCCCAGGATTTCAgacaaaacaaatcagaaagaggcttcagtgcagaaggaaaacTGTTATGGTACTAATGTGCATTCTGACTGCCTATGTTCTCTGCTGGGCACCTTTCCATGGTTTCACAATTGTCCGGGACTTCTTCCCCACCCTTTTGGTGAAAGAGAAGCATTATCTTACTGCCTTTTACGTAGTCAGGTGCATCGCCATGAGTAACAGCATGATAAACACCATATGTTTTGTAACCATGAAAAACAACACTATGAAGTACTTCAAGAAGATCATGCTACTCAGATGGAGGTCAACGTATAAGGGAAGCAAATCTAGCATAGATTTGGACCTGAGAACAAGTGCAATCACAGAGGAAGTAGACTGCATAAAACTACAATAA